In Candidatus Nanopelagicales bacterium, one genomic interval encodes:
- a CDS encoding fructosamine kinase family protein: MTGDPGAFGKTRPGADPSYFAAEAAGLRWLAAVPGGPPVPRVREVSATRLVLDRVPAGAASRGAADSFGRALHRLHACGAPAYGSPPPGADRGWIADLPLPYGEWASFGPFYARARVLPYARSAADRGALDAAGLAAVEAVWARLEADDADLCGPPEPPARLHGDLWSGNVLWAPTPDGTPGAWLIDPAAHGGHRETDLAMLALFGLPHLDTVLKAYEAAAAGDGRPLAPDWRERVALHQLHPLLVHAALFGPSYGSQAAAVARRLLAG; encoded by the coding sequence GTGACGGGAGACCCGGGCGCCTTCGGCAAGACCCGGCCCGGGGCGGACCCGTCGTACTTCGCCGCCGAGGCCGCCGGCCTGCGCTGGCTGGCCGCGGTCCCCGGCGGGCCACCCGTGCCGAGGGTGCGGGAGGTGTCCGCGACCCGTCTCGTCCTGGACCGGGTGCCCGCGGGCGCCGCGAGCCGGGGGGCCGCGGACTCGTTCGGCCGCGCGCTGCACCGGCTGCATGCCTGCGGCGCTCCCGCGTACGGGTCCCCGCCGCCGGGCGCCGACCGCGGCTGGATCGCCGACCTGCCGCTGCCGTACGGGGAGTGGGCCTCGTTCGGACCGTTCTACGCGCGGGCCCGGGTGCTGCCGTACGCCCGCTCGGCAGCCGACCGGGGCGCGCTCGACGCCGCCGGGCTCGCGGCCGTGGAGGCGGTGTGGGCGCGGCTGGAGGCCGACGACGCGGACCTGTGCGGGCCGCCGGAGCCGCCGGCGCGGCTGCACGGCGACCTGTGGAGCGGCAACGTGCTGTGGGCTCCGACCCCGGACGGGACACCCGGCGCCTGGCTGATCGACCCGGCCGCGCACGGCGGGCACCGCGAGACCGACCTGGCGATGCTGGCGCTGTTCGGGCTGCCGCACCTCGACACCGTGCTCAAGGCGTACGAGGCCGCCGCCGCCGGCGACGGCCGCCCCCTAGCGCCCGACTGGCGGGAGCGGGTCGCGCTGCACCAGCTGCACCCGCTGCTCGTGCACGCCGCGCTGTTCGGGCCGTCGTACGGATCACAGGCCGCCGCGGTCGCCCGCCGCCTGCTGGCCGGGTAA
- a CDS encoding serine protease: protein MRGSTRLLTPLVAAALVSSVGLAAPVSAQPDPQDRVINGRAPTAGEFGSLVALATKAGGLANGQFCGGTLVSSTVVVTAAHCLVDKGVVTAASTLIVGSTVALDSPGARVVNVAKVTVNPGYNETTTANDVAVLTLASPLNGIPTVPVVSATEAPVRLAAGAPAASAGWGNTSTTGENYPNSFLVADLVVFPNASCGGGAPYTVAGVTFNGLGPQDADPTIMVCADGVNAAGQVIDTCQGDSGGPLLSGAGADARLVGVVSFGVACAGDTPGVYTRLSAYLNWLSGLGVPIGGGTTPPPTGEATVVITSPADGSAISSGGLFGVSATTTGVAAGTPAFLTLNGSAKASTTVQANGNVRFDNTAVGGGSWIPAEAGDYAVRICGSTCGPVQATSETVSLDIVPFQIVGDPAFTAGLRFTVATGNWAPGTRIYVTRNGVAAGSGRVVRTGERIVIQTQDRAGTYQVRVSSHQGYVYGNQAGVVTLN, encoded by the coding sequence ATGCGCGGTTCGACGCGACTGCTCACACCCCTCGTCGCCGCGGCGCTCGTCTCCTCCGTCGGCCTGGCTGCCCCCGTGTCGGCGCAGCCCGACCCGCAGGACCGGGTCATCAACGGACGGGCCCCGACCGCGGGGGAGTTCGGCTCACTGGTGGCACTCGCGACCAAGGCCGGCGGTCTCGCGAACGGGCAGTTCTGCGGCGGCACGCTGGTCAGCAGCACGGTGGTCGTCACCGCGGCGCACTGCCTGGTGGACAAGGGCGTGGTGACAGCCGCATCCACCCTCATCGTCGGATCGACCGTGGCCCTCGACTCTCCCGGCGCCCGCGTGGTCAACGTCGCGAAGGTGACCGTCAACCCCGGCTACAACGAGACCACCACCGCCAACGACGTCGCCGTCCTCACCCTGGCCAGCCCGCTCAACGGCATCCCGACGGTCCCGGTCGTGTCGGCGACCGAGGCACCGGTGCGGCTGGCGGCCGGCGCGCCGGCCGCGTCGGCCGGATGGGGCAACACCTCCACCACGGGCGAGAACTACCCGAACTCGTTCCTGGTGGCGGACCTTGTCGTCTTCCCCAACGCCTCGTGCGGCGGGGGCGCGCCGTACACCGTCGCGGGCGTCACTTTCAACGGGCTCGGGCCGCAGGACGCCGACCCGACGATCATGGTGTGCGCCGACGGCGTGAACGCCGCGGGGCAGGTCATCGACACCTGCCAGGGGGACTCGGGCGGCCCGCTGCTCAGCGGGGCCGGTGCCGATGCCCGGCTGGTCGGCGTCGTCAGCTTCGGGGTGGCATGCGCCGGGGACACCCCCGGCGTCTACACCCGGCTGTCCGCGTACCTGAACTGGCTCAGCGGCCTGGGGGTGCCGATCGGCGGCGGGACCACCCCACCGCCGACGGGCGAGGCGACCGTGGTGATCACCTCGCCCGCCGACGGGTCGGCCATCTCCAGCGGCGGCCTCTTCGGCGTCTCCGCCACCACGACGGGGGTCGCCGCGGGCACCCCCGCGTTCCTGACCCTCAACGGCAGCGCCAAGGCCAGCACGACGGTCCAGGCCAACGGCAACGTCCGCTTCGACAACACCGCCGTCGGCGGCGGGAGCTGGATCCCGGCCGAGGCCGGTGACTACGCAGTGCGGATCTGCGGGTCGACGTGCGGCCCCGTCCAGGCCACCAGCGAGACGGTCTCGCTGGACATCGTCCCGTTCCAGATCGTCGGCGACCCGGCGTTCACGGCGGGGCTGCGCTTCACCGTGGCCACCGGCAACTGGGCCCCCGGGACGCGGATCTACGTCACGCGCAACGGGGTCGCGGCCGGCAGCGGACGGGTCGTACGGACCGGGGAGCGCATCGTCATCCAGACCCAGGACCGCGCTGGGACGTACCAGGTCCGGGTCAGCTCCCACCAGGGCTACGTGTACGGCAACCAAGCGGGGGTCGTCACGCTGAACTGA
- a CDS encoding oxidoreductase — protein MTPTTEDMIARQQPLATEFGYRTTAAEVLAGHDLTGRTAVVTGGYSGLGLETVKALIGAGADVIVPARRPDAAATALAGLPRVTVRAMDLGDLESVAAFTAGMRSDGTPVDLVINVAGVMASPYSLTPQGWESQFGTNHLGHFALVGGISDLVREGGRVVSYSSMAHYRSPVRFEDINFESTPYDPWVAYGQAKTANVLFAVALDARAAQRGIHAYSLHPGGIITELQRHMPREELLARQWIDEDGNPNPLFKTPEQGASTGVWAATAPELLDRGGVYCEDCSVKGVVPADHTDPMTGGVKEWAIDVDAAERLFDLSVRATGLHPFAG, from the coding sequence ATGACGCCGACCACCGAGGACATGATCGCCCGCCAGCAGCCCCTGGCCACCGAGTTCGGGTACCGCACGACCGCCGCTGAGGTCCTGGCCGGGCACGACCTGACCGGGCGGACCGCCGTCGTTACCGGCGGGTACTCAGGGCTCGGCCTGGAGACGGTGAAGGCCCTCATCGGAGCCGGAGCCGACGTGATCGTCCCCGCGCGCCGTCCGGACGCTGCGGCGACGGCGCTCGCCGGCCTCCCGCGGGTCACCGTCCGGGCCATGGACCTCGGCGACCTGGAGTCGGTGGCCGCATTCACCGCCGGGATGCGCTCGGACGGCACTCCGGTCGACCTGGTGATCAACGTGGCCGGTGTCATGGCGTCGCCGTACTCCCTCACCCCGCAGGGCTGGGAGTCCCAGTTCGGGACCAACCACCTCGGCCACTTCGCGCTGGTCGGCGGCATATCTGACCTGGTCCGCGAGGGGGGTCGGGTGGTGTCCTACTCGTCGATGGCGCACTACCGGTCCCCGGTGCGCTTCGAGGACATCAACTTCGAGAGCACCCCGTACGACCCGTGGGTCGCCTACGGACAGGCCAAGACGGCCAACGTGCTGTTCGCCGTCGCGCTGGACGCCCGGGCCGCTCAGCGCGGGATCCACGCCTACTCCCTGCACCCCGGCGGCATCATCACCGAGCTCCAGCGCCACATGCCCCGCGAGGAGCTCCTGGCCCGGCAGTGGATCGACGAGGACGGCAACCCCAACCCGCTGTTCAAGACGCCGGAGCAGGGTGCGTCCACCGGAGTGTGGGCCGCCACGGCTCCCGAGCTGCTCGACCGCGGCGGGGTCTACTGCGAGGACTGCTCGGTCAAGGGCGTCGTGCCCGCCGACCACACCGACCCGATGACCGGCGGCGTCAAGGAGTGGGCCATCGACGTCGACGCGGCCGAGCGCCTGTTCGACCTCTCGGTGCGTGCTACCGGACTGCACCCGTTCGCCGGCTGA
- a CDS encoding AraC family transcriptional regulator, translating into MDPASDVTAPLMALSGQALTTLGAVSADPQMVRPHDGLLILAHRQPSHHLAQVYDPVVCLVLQGAKDTSTSDSSRTIEAGQFLIVTHDMPVVSRITRASPREPYLALIASLDHGVLADLREHVPATSVTEVGDHSALRVGNADGELIDAFARYIRALRTPRDAEVLAPLAIREIHYRLLASPQGQTLRSLARGDGPAEPVFRAIRLIRQDLAAQLTVKAIASHVGLSTSALHHHFKAVTGTTPVQFQKQLRLLEARRLIQSDTRSITDAAHTVGYMSPTQFSREYRRAFGYPPSRDRITTTATA; encoded by the coding sequence GTGGACCCTGCATCAGACGTCACCGCGCCGCTGATGGCCCTGTCAGGCCAGGCCCTGACGACGCTGGGTGCAGTTAGTGCCGACCCCCAGATGGTGCGCCCCCACGACGGGTTGCTCATCCTGGCGCATCGGCAGCCCTCCCATCATCTGGCACAGGTCTACGACCCCGTGGTGTGCCTCGTTCTGCAGGGAGCCAAGGACACGAGCACAAGCGACAGCAGTCGGACCATCGAGGCCGGTCAGTTCCTGATCGTGACCCACGACATGCCGGTCGTCTCCCGCATCACCCGGGCTTCACCACGCGAGCCGTATCTCGCGCTCATCGCCTCTCTCGACCACGGGGTGCTCGCCGACCTCCGGGAACACGTACCAGCGACCTCCGTCACCGAGGTCGGCGATCACTCCGCCCTGCGCGTGGGCAATGCCGATGGCGAACTCATCGATGCGTTCGCCCGCTACATCCGCGCACTCCGGACCCCCAGGGACGCCGAGGTACTCGCTCCCCTGGCGATTCGGGAGATCCACTACCGCCTCCTCGCCTCACCACAGGGTCAGACCCTCCGCAGTCTTGCTCGTGGGGACGGGCCAGCAGAACCGGTCTTCAGGGCGATCAGACTCATCCGACAGGACCTGGCGGCACAGCTGACCGTGAAGGCGATCGCCAGCCACGTCGGGCTCAGCACCTCAGCGCTCCACCATCACTTCAAGGCGGTCACCGGGACCACTCCCGTCCAGTTCCAGAAGCAGCTGCGACTACTCGAGGCCCGTCGGCTCATCCAGTCCGACACGCGCTCCATCACCGACGCCGCCCACACCGTCGGCTACATGAGCCCGACGCAGTTCAGCCGCGAGTACCGCCGCGCGTTCGGCTACCCGCCGTCGAGAGACAGGATCACCACGACTGCTACTGCATGA
- the dnaB gene encoding replicative DNA helicase, giving the protein MAELPVPSGGPGPDRTPPQDIAAEQSVLGAMLLSKDAIADVVETLREADFYRPAHASVYAAILDLYGRGEPADAVTVAAELTRTGDLGRIGGAPYLHTLVSMVPTAANAGYYARIVQERAVMRRLVEAGTRIVQLGYTAEGDVDQVVDRAQAEVYDVTDKRTSEDYLPLRDIMDGALNEIEAISNRGGQMVGVPTGFADLDSLTNGLHPGQLVVVAARPAIGKCLAASSMVVDARTGDRMTIADFVACGQRGETRVIHTLDEHWRLRAVEPSDFLDNGIRRVFRLQLQSGRRVRATGHHPLRTLAGWVPLEELRPGDRVAVPRPSTPREGWSYAAVPDTLPAAAWEYVDKARGERSWAEVAAIAGLPGDVDWSAVRGDDLPRKIVGDLAEAFDDDDLRLLHDADVVWDRVVSVRPDGHDRVYDLTVDGTHNFVADDVVVHNSTLGLDFTRAASIKHGLTSVIFSLEMSRNEIVMRLLSAEAQVALHHMRSGSMGDSDWQKLAAKMGAVSDAPLFIDDSPNMTMMEIRAKCRRLKQRHDLRLVVVDYLQLMTSGKRVESRQQEVAEFSRSLKLLAKELEVPVIAISQLNRGPEQRQDKKPMLSDLRESGSIEQDADVVILLNREDAYERESPRAGEADFIVAKHRNGPTATVTVAFQGHYSRFVDMAQM; this is encoded by the coding sequence GTGGCCGAGCTGCCGGTCCCCTCCGGGGGACCGGGTCCGGACCGAACCCCGCCGCAGGACATCGCCGCCGAGCAGTCGGTGCTCGGGGCGATGCTGCTGAGCAAGGACGCCATCGCCGACGTCGTGGAGACCCTGCGCGAGGCCGACTTCTACCGCCCCGCGCACGCCAGCGTCTACGCCGCGATCCTCGACCTGTACGGCCGCGGCGAGCCGGCGGACGCGGTCACCGTGGCCGCCGAGCTCACCCGGACCGGCGACCTCGGCCGGATCGGCGGGGCGCCGTACCTGCACACGCTGGTCTCGATGGTGCCCACCGCGGCCAACGCCGGCTACTACGCCCGGATCGTGCAGGAGCGGGCGGTCATGCGCCGGCTGGTGGAGGCCGGCACCCGCATCGTGCAGCTCGGCTACACGGCCGAGGGTGACGTCGACCAGGTCGTCGACCGGGCCCAGGCCGAGGTCTACGACGTCACCGACAAGCGCACCAGCGAGGACTACCTGCCGCTGCGCGACATCATGGACGGCGCGCTGAACGAGATCGAGGCGATCTCCAACCGCGGCGGCCAGATGGTGGGCGTCCCGACCGGGTTCGCCGACCTGGACTCCCTCACCAACGGCCTGCACCCCGGCCAGCTCGTCGTCGTGGCCGCCCGTCCCGCGATCGGAAAGTGCCTCGCGGCCTCGTCCATGGTGGTCGACGCGCGCACCGGCGACCGGATGACGATCGCGGACTTCGTGGCCTGCGGGCAGCGGGGCGAGACCCGGGTCATCCATACCCTCGACGAGCACTGGCGGCTGCGCGCGGTCGAGCCGAGCGACTTCCTGGACAACGGGATCCGCCGGGTGTTCCGGCTGCAGCTGCAGTCCGGGCGCCGGGTACGCGCGACCGGCCACCACCCGTTGCGCACGCTGGCGGGCTGGGTGCCGCTGGAGGAGTTGCGTCCCGGCGACCGGGTCGCGGTGCCGCGGCCGTCCACCCCGCGCGAGGGCTGGAGCTACGCCGCCGTGCCCGACACGCTGCCCGCGGCCGCCTGGGAGTACGTCGACAAGGCGCGCGGGGAGCGCAGCTGGGCCGAGGTCGCGGCGATCGCCGGGCTGCCGGGGGACGTGGACTGGTCCGCGGTCCGCGGAGACGATCTTCCGCGGAAGATCGTCGGGGACCTCGCCGAGGCGTTCGACGACGACGACCTGCGACTGCTGCACGACGCCGACGTGGTGTGGGACCGCGTGGTCTCCGTACGACCCGACGGCCACGACCGCGTCTACGACCTGACCGTCGACGGCACCCACAACTTCGTCGCCGACGACGTCGTGGTGCACAACTCCACGCTGGGACTGGACTTCACCCGCGCCGCGTCCATCAAGCACGGCCTGACCAGCGTCATCTTCTCCCTGGAGATGAGCCGCAACGAGATCGTCATGCGGCTGCTGTCCGCGGAGGCTCAGGTCGCCCTGCACCACATGCGCAGCGGTTCCATGGGCGACAGCGACTGGCAGAAGCTGGCCGCGAAGATGGGCGCGGTCAGCGACGCCCCGCTGTTCATCGACGACTCGCCGAACATGACGATGATGGAGATCCGGGCCAAGTGCCGGCGGCTCAAGCAGCGGCACGACCTGCGCCTGGTGGTGGTCGACTACCTGCAGCTGATGACGTCCGGCAAGCGGGTGGAGTCCCGGCAGCAGGAGGTCGCCGAGTTCTCCCGGTCGCTGAAGCTGCTGGCCAAGGAGCTCGAGGTCCCGGTCATCGCGATCAGCCAGCTCAACCGCGGTCCCGAGCAGCGCCAGGACAAGAAGCCGATGCTGTCCGACCTGCGCGAAAGTGGATCTATCGAACAGGATGCCGACGTGGTCATCCTGCTCAACCGGGAGGACGCGTACGAGCGGGAGTCACCGCGTGCAGGCGAGGCCGACTTCATCGTCGCCAAGCACCGCAACGGCCCCACCGCGACCGTGACCGTGGCCTTCCAGGGCCATTACTCCCGCTTCGTCGACATGGCGCAGATGTAG
- a CDS encoding low molecular weight protein-tyrosine-phosphatase, translating to MPAPTPPAPSRYRICVVCMGNICRSPMGEAVLRARLDEAGLSHAVEVDSAGTGGWHVGDDADPRARRTLARHGYPLDHTARQFDAAWFDDRDLVVAMDADNHRRLVRLAPDDGARDRVRMMRSFDPALAHLTPGQPELDVPDPYYGGDSGFDDVLAMLEAAADGVVAHVRSVLGDGVARVPAVGDPLLDDPVP from the coding sequence GTGCCCGCACCGACGCCGCCCGCCCCGTCGCGCTACCGGATCTGCGTGGTCTGCATGGGCAACATCTGCCGCTCCCCGATGGGGGAGGCGGTCCTGCGCGCACGGCTGGACGAGGCCGGGCTGTCCCACGCGGTCGAGGTCGACTCCGCCGGTACCGGCGGGTGGCACGTGGGGGACGACGCTGACCCCCGGGCCCGGCGCACGCTGGCCCGGCACGGCTACCCGCTGGACCACACCGCCCGGCAGTTCGACGCCGCCTGGTTCGACGACCGCGACCTCGTGGTCGCGATGGACGCGGACAACCACCGCCGGCTGGTGCGACTGGCGCCCGACGACGGGGCCCGGGACCGGGTCCGAATGATGCGGTCCTTCGACCCGGCGCTGGCGCACCTGACCCCCGGCCAGCCCGAGCTGGACGTGCCGGACCCGTACTACGGCGGGGACTCCGGCTTCGACGACGTCCTGGCCATGCTGGAGGCGGCCGCGGACGGGGTCGTCGCGCACGTGCGGTCGGTGCTCGGCGACGGGGTGGCGCGCGTCCCGGCGGTCGGCGACCCGCTGCTCGACGACCCGGTGCCGTGA
- a CDS encoding amidohydrolase family protein yields the protein MTTVHRGHIFHIAGSPLVTAAAEHLEQYDDGALVVDDDGIIRWCGSWPDLPAEHADATVVDHHDAFLLPGFIDTHMHFPQLWAGDAYGGGQLLEWLDNCIFPTETMLADPEFAQLAATEWCDRMITAGTTMGMVFGSAFPHAQDSLFQAARDRGLRLVSGRGIQTTGPDSAAKLITGEDEAIELTRAEIEKWHPKGEEERRHALQFVAVVPRFSLSVTTTTLAALGELYDEYRSRGVYFTSHLNENSRPGTGEIDTVKRLFGVDHYLDTYDGRFLPGSRVGGKTLLGRRSVMAHSVHTHDVELARMAETGTSIAHCPISQLFLGSGTMPWRRTVASGVTVAIGSDYAAGDEMFIPMVLNNAFKVHISERQPVGLDPYPAEDESLSIPPAQLLFTGTLAGARALDLEDRVGNFDVGKEADFVVLDLDAWEMYGRTLRHMHLSTDPVRRRTRCSPSSCSPGRRP from the coding sequence ATGACCACCGTCCACCGCGGTCACATCTTCCACATCGCCGGCTCGCCGCTGGTCACCGCGGCCGCGGAGCACCTCGAGCAGTACGACGACGGCGCCCTCGTCGTCGACGACGACGGGATCATCCGCTGGTGCGGCTCGTGGCCGGACCTCCCCGCGGAGCATGCCGACGCGACGGTCGTCGACCACCACGACGCGTTCCTGCTGCCGGGGTTCATCGACACCCACATGCACTTCCCGCAGCTGTGGGCCGGTGATGCGTACGGCGGCGGCCAGCTGCTGGAGTGGCTGGACAACTGCATCTTCCCGACGGAGACGATGCTGGCGGACCCGGAGTTCGCCCAGCTGGCCGCGACCGAGTGGTGCGACCGCATGATCACCGCCGGCACGACGATGGGGATGGTGTTCGGCTCGGCGTTCCCGCACGCGCAGGACTCCCTCTTCCAGGCGGCGAGGGACCGCGGCCTCCGGCTGGTGTCCGGGCGCGGCATCCAGACGACCGGACCCGACTCGGCGGCCAAGCTGATCACCGGCGAGGACGAGGCCATCGAGCTGACCCGCGCGGAGATCGAGAAGTGGCACCCGAAGGGCGAGGAGGAGCGTCGGCACGCGCTGCAATTCGTCGCTGTCGTCCCGCGTTTCAGTCTGTCCGTCACCACGACGACGCTCGCGGCGCTGGGCGAGCTGTACGACGAGTACCGTTCCCGCGGCGTGTACTTCACCTCGCACCTGAACGAGAACTCGCGGCCGGGCACCGGCGAGATCGACACGGTGAAGCGGCTCTTCGGCGTGGACCACTACCTCGACACGTACGACGGGAGGTTCCTGCCCGGCTCGCGGGTGGGGGGCAAGACACTGCTGGGCCGGCGCAGCGTGATGGCGCACAGCGTGCACACCCACGACGTGGAGCTGGCCAGGATGGCCGAGACGGGGACGTCGATCGCGCACTGCCCGATCTCCCAACTCTTCCTGGGATCCGGCACGATGCCGTGGCGGCGCACCGTGGCCTCCGGTGTCACGGTGGCCATCGGCAGCGACTACGCCGCCGGTGACGAGATGTTCATCCCGATGGTCCTCAACAACGCGTTCAAGGTGCACATCTCCGAGCGGCAGCCGGTGGGGCTGGACCCGTATCCCGCCGAGGACGAGTCGCTGTCGATCCCGCCGGCGCAGCTGCTGTTCACCGGAACGCTGGCGGGGGCGCGGGCGCTCGACCTCGAGGACCGGGTGGGCAACTTCGACGTCGGCAAGGAGGCCGACTTCGTGGTGCTCGACCTCGACGCCTGGGAGATGTACGGACGCACGCTGCGGCACATGCACCTGTCCACGGACCCGGTCCGGCGCAGGACGCGCTGTTCGCCGTCATCATGCTCGCCCGGGAGAAGGCCCTGA
- a CDS encoding mannitol dehydrogenase family protein — protein sequence MASAATPLSAARLRDLDPRISVPTYDRALLAPRIVHIGVGGFHRSHQAAYLDELLERGLTDWAIAGAGVLPGDSAMADALRAQDHLYCLVTRDRRDTRVRVVGSIVGYVLAVPSPDPLASAVADPRTRIVSLTVTEGGYPVTASGEYAVAPGAPAPPAFAAVAEGLQRRRDRGQPGIAVLSCDNVVHNGAFARAAVLGAAADLDPQLPAWVADHVTFPASMVDRITPATTDEDRAWLAREYGVADRWPVVAETFTQWVIEDDFPQGRPPWQDVGVLMTDDVAPYEQLKLRILNAGHSCLAYLAALDGMTYVHEAATDAALAAYLRRFFSEEAVPALPPVAGVDVAEYADRVVARFSDPQIRDTLARVCGDGSAKLPKFLIPTVEAQLDRGGPVRQSALALAAWCQYLLGTRDDGRPLEVSDDPLLHTAMRLAAESLRDPRAFLAFDAVFGPRLPRDPEFVAAFSDALTSLRSNGVRETLARTA from the coding sequence ATGGCCTCCGCAGCGACGCCGCTGTCCGCCGCCCGGCTGCGCGACCTCGACCCGCGGATCTCGGTCCCCACGTACGATCGCGCCCTGCTGGCACCGCGGATCGTGCACATCGGCGTCGGCGGCTTCCACCGGTCCCACCAGGCCGCGTACCTGGACGAGCTGCTGGAGCGAGGACTCACCGATTGGGCCATCGCCGGGGCGGGCGTCCTGCCCGGCGACTCGGCGATGGCCGACGCGCTGCGCGCGCAGGACCACCTGTACTGCCTGGTCACCCGGGACCGCCGCGACACCCGCGTGCGCGTCGTCGGCTCGATCGTGGGCTACGTGCTGGCGGTCCCGTCGCCTGATCCGCTCGCGTCGGCCGTCGCGGACCCGCGGACGCGCATCGTGTCCCTCACCGTGACCGAGGGCGGCTACCCGGTCACCGCGTCGGGGGAGTATGCCGTAGCTCCGGGAGCGCCCGCACCGCCGGCGTTCGCCGCCGTCGCCGAGGGCCTGCAGCGCCGTCGTGACCGCGGCCAGCCGGGCATTGCGGTCCTCAGCTGCGACAACGTCGTGCACAACGGCGCGTTCGCACGGGCCGCCGTGCTCGGCGCGGCCGCCGACCTCGACCCGCAGCTGCCCGCGTGGGTGGCCGACCACGTCACCTTCCCCGCGTCGATGGTCGACCGGATCACACCGGCGACCACGGACGAGGACCGTGCCTGGCTGGCCCGCGAGTACGGCGTGGCGGACCGCTGGCCGGTCGTTGCGGAGACCTTCACCCAGTGGGTGATCGAGGACGACTTCCCGCAGGGGCGCCCGCCGTGGCAGGACGTCGGCGTGCTGATGACCGACGACGTGGCGCCGTACGAGCAGCTGAAGCTGCGCATCCTGAACGCGGGCCACTCCTGCCTGGCGTACCTCGCCGCGCTGGACGGGATGACGTACGTCCACGAGGCCGCGACGGACGCCGCCCTCGCGGCCTACCTGCGCCGGTTCTTCTCCGAGGAGGCGGTTCCCGCGCTCCCGCCCGTCGCCGGCGTCGACGTGGCCGAGTACGCGGACCGGGTGGTGGCGAGGTTCTCCGACCCGCAGATCCGCGACACCCTGGCCCGGGTGTGCGGCGACGGCAGCGCGAAGCTGCCGAAGTTCCTCATCCCCACTGTCGAGGCCCAGCTCGACCGGGGCGGCCCGGTCCGGCAGTCCGCGCTGGCCCTGGCGGCCTGGTGCCAGTACCTGCTCGGGACCCGCGACGACGGTCGGCCGCTCGAGGTGTCGGACGACCCGCTGCTGCACACCGCGATGCGGCTGGCGGCCGAGTCGCTGCGGGACCCGCGCGCGTTCCTCGCCTTCGACGCGGTCTTCGGCCCACGGTTGCCGCGGGATCCCGAGTTCGTCGCCGCGTTCAGCGACGCCCTGACGTCACTGCGGTCGAACGGCGTGCGCGAGACGCTGGCCCGCACCGCCTGA
- a CDS encoding NAD(P)-dependent alcohol dehydrogenase: MPTTVNAYRAMEPGGRLEPYQFELPDLSYGEVDIDIDSCGICYSDVSMIDNEWGFTPYPITPGHEIVGRIRATGPGVTHVAVGDVVGLGWNAAYCGVCRQCVAGEQNLCPDAQSTFIGRPGGYADIVRADAAAVLPIPDGVDRRTAGPLMCGGVTVFAPFLTYSVLPTDRVGVIGLGGLGHMAVKLAKAWGCEVTAFTSSASKAELARQLGAHRVLDSRDGAAIASAADSFDLLLSTVNVALDWSAYLDTVTRRGRLHVLGAVPQPLDIVNTQLMMANRSVSSSPSGSPTTALTMLDFAARHDIAPVCETFGFDQVNEAIDHLRSGNARFRVVLEH; encoded by the coding sequence ATGCCCACCACTGTGAACGCCTACCGAGCGATGGAGCCGGGCGGACGACTCGAGCCCTATCAGTTCGAGCTGCCGGATCTCTCGTACGGCGAAGTCGACATCGACATCGACTCGTGCGGGATCTGCTACAGCGACGTCAGCATGATCGACAACGAGTGGGGCTTCACTCCGTACCCGATCACCCCTGGCCACGAGATCGTCGGCCGGATCCGGGCCACCGGGCCCGGCGTCACGCACGTCGCTGTCGGCGATGTCGTGGGGCTCGGGTGGAACGCCGCCTACTGCGGGGTCTGCCGCCAGTGCGTGGCCGGCGAGCAGAACCTGTGTCCCGATGCCCAAAGCACCTTCATCGGGCGTCCCGGCGGCTATGCGGACATCGTGCGCGCCGATGCTGCTGCCGTGCTCCCCATCCCCGACGGTGTCGATCGCCGGACCGCCGGCCCGCTCATGTGCGGAGGGGTCACGGTCTTCGCGCCATTCCTGACGTACTCGGTCCTGCCGACCGACCGTGTCGGGGTGATCGGGCTCGGCGGTCTGGGTCACATGGCGGTCAAGCTGGCCAAGGCCTGGGGATGCGAGGTCACCGCCTTCACCTCCAGCGCGTCCAAGGCGGAACTGGCGAGGCAGCTGGGTGCCCACCGTGTGCTCGACTCCCGCGACGGCGCCGCGATCGCCTCCGCCGCAGACTCGTTCGATCTCCTCCTGTCGACGGTGAACGTCGCGCTCGACTGGTCCGCCTATCTCGACACCGTCACGCGGCGGGGACGCTTGCACGTGCTCGGGGCAGTTCCCCAACCGCTCGACATCGTCAACACCCAGTTGATGATGGCGAACCGATCCGTCTCGAGCTCACCTTCGGGTAGCCCGACCACCGCGCTCACCATGCTCGACTTCGCCGCACGACACGACATCGCCCCTGTCTGCGAGACGTTCGGCTTCGACCAGGTCAACGAGGCGATCGACCATCTCCGTTCCGGGAATGCGCGATTCCGTGTCGTTCTGGAGCACTGA